A stretch of the Myxococcus guangdongensis genome encodes the following:
- a CDS encoding DNA-3-methyladenine glycosylase, with translation MSVLPSSFYARPALVVARELLGTLLVVQASDGARRVGRIVETEAYIGEHDLACHAAKGLTPRTEVMFGPPGKAYMYLIYGMHHCFNVVTDAPGVGAAVLVRAVEPVEGLDAGGRTDGPGKLCKAMGLTLAHNRVDLASPGLHLLPGVGVEEARVEKGPRIGVEYAGAWADEPFRLWVRDSQHVSKRPGTRRRNRA, from the coding sequence GTGAGCGTGTTGCCCTCGTCCTTCTACGCGCGCCCGGCCCTCGTCGTGGCGCGGGAGCTGCTCGGTACGTTGCTCGTCGTGCAGGCGTCCGACGGCGCCCGCCGGGTGGGGCGAATCGTCGAGACCGAGGCCTATATCGGCGAGCACGACCTGGCCTGCCACGCCGCCAAGGGCCTCACCCCGCGCACCGAGGTCATGTTCGGCCCACCCGGAAAGGCCTACATGTATCTCATCTACGGGATGCACCATTGCTTCAACGTGGTGACGGACGCGCCCGGGGTGGGGGCGGCGGTGCTGGTGCGCGCGGTGGAGCCGGTGGAGGGGCTGGACGCAGGGGGGCGCACGGACGGGCCCGGCAAGCTGTGCAAGGCGATGGGGCTGACGCTCGCGCACAACCGGGTGGACCTGGCCTCACCGGGGCTGCACCTGCTCCCGGGTGTGGGGGTGGAGGAGGCGCGGGTGGAGAAGGGGCCCCGCATCGGCGTGGAGTACGCGGGGGCGTGGGCGGACGAGCCCTTCCGGCTGTGGGTCCGGGACAGTCAACATGTCAGCAAGCGGCCTGGGACGAGGCGTCGCAACCGCGCTTGA
- a CDS encoding RNA polymerase sigma factor yields the protein MSDEVATEDDRLLLARAQDGDMSAFEALVGAHQDKVYGLALRMTRSEADAAEITQDTFLSAYQHLKDFRGDAAFGSWVHRIAANHALMRLRHRRVAQAAEAELQGPEFTPRGTLADYPQTDWSRDAEEKALDAELGQAIRQAADRLPEGYREVFLLKDVDGLSYEQIAEVTGDSIPAIKSRLHRARLALREAIDAFYNRDNPGP from the coding sequence ATGTCCGACGAGGTCGCCACGGAAGATGATCGCCTGCTCCTTGCCCGCGCGCAGGACGGGGACATGTCCGCCTTCGAGGCCCTGGTGGGAGCCCACCAGGACAAGGTGTACGGTCTGGCGCTGCGGATGACGCGCTCGGAGGCGGACGCCGCCGAAATCACCCAGGACACCTTCCTGTCGGCCTACCAACATCTCAAGGATTTCCGCGGGGATGCGGCCTTCGGGTCCTGGGTGCACCGCATCGCGGCCAACCACGCGCTCATGCGCCTGCGCCACCGGCGGGTGGCCCAGGCGGCCGAGGCGGAGCTCCAGGGGCCGGAGTTCACCCCCCGGGGTACGCTGGCGGACTACCCCCAGACGGACTGGAGCCGGGACGCCGAGGAGAAGGCCCTGGACGCGGAGCTGGGCCAGGCCATCCGGCAAGCGGCGGACCGGCTGCCCGAGGGGTATCGTGAGGTCTTCCTCTTGAAAGACGTGGACGGCCTCAGTTACGAACAGATTGCGGAGGTGACGGGGGATTCCATCCCCGCCATCAAGAGCCGCCTGCACCGGGCTCGTCTCGCGCTCCGGGAAGCCATCGACGCCTTCTACAACCGCGACAATCCCGGGCCGTGA
- a CDS encoding anti-sigma factor family protein: MYTCKDSINLLLEYLEGEMSPEDSRHLQEHLSGCSPCEEFLRTYRATPSLCKRALAARMPKEVSTKLTDFLRTKIKSAS, from the coding sequence ATGTACACCTGTAAAGACTCCATCAACCTCCTGCTGGAATACCTCGAGGGCGAGATGTCGCCCGAGGATTCGCGCCATCTCCAGGAGCACCTGTCCGGGTGCAGCCCCTGTGAGGAGTTCCTCCGCACGTACCGGGCCACGCCCAGTCTGTGCAAGCGCGCGCTGGCGGCGAGGATGCCGAAGGAGGTCAGCACCAAGCTGACGGACTTCCTTCGCACCAAAATCAAGTCCGCCTCGTGA
- a CDS encoding radical SAM protein, with translation MNLKQLSLPELEAALAPLSPSPTAVRKVFAAVFAHGRKSVTEVARSPQVPRRVTDYLEAHAEMPSLQIVERRKADDGFVKYLFDSPLGGRIEAVRIPIFDEKYVICVSSQVGCALACDFCMTGKLGFKRNLYTWEILDQVLQVRAEADRPVRGVVFMGMGEPLLNYKETLRAAGILSNPAGFSIAGTAITFSTAGHVPAIRRYTREGHPYRLAFSVTSAMSEKRAKVLPIEKTHPLPELIEAIREYSQVRRERAMIAYVAISGFNLEREDAEALKVAFEGIPIKVDLIDVTDPTGKYLPPSAEELSAFRDYLQILKAPVARRYSGGKEIGAACGTLAATQYGGTVMPVPGASTTTP, from the coding sequence GTGAACCTGAAGCAACTCTCGCTCCCGGAGCTGGAGGCGGCGCTCGCGCCGCTCTCCCCGTCCCCCACCGCCGTGCGCAAGGTGTTCGCGGCCGTCTTCGCCCACGGCCGCAAGTCCGTGACGGAGGTGGCCCGCTCGCCCCAGGTGCCCCGCCGGGTGACGGACTACCTGGAAGCCCACGCCGAGATGCCGAGCCTCCAAATCGTGGAGCGCCGGAAGGCGGACGACGGCTTCGTGAAGTACCTCTTCGACTCCCCACTGGGCGGGCGGATTGAAGCGGTCCGCATCCCCATCTTCGACGAGAAGTACGTCATCTGCGTGTCCAGCCAGGTGGGCTGCGCGCTGGCGTGCGACTTCTGCATGACGGGGAAGTTGGGCTTCAAACGGAACCTGTATACCTGGGAGATATTGGACCAGGTGCTGCAGGTGAGGGCGGAGGCGGACCGGCCGGTGCGGGGTGTGGTGTTCATGGGGATGGGCGAGCCGCTGCTGAACTACAAGGAGACGCTGCGGGCGGCGGGCATCCTGTCGAACCCGGCGGGTTTCTCGATTGCGGGCACGGCGATTACGTTCTCCACGGCGGGGCATGTGCCGGCGATTCGGCGCTACACGCGGGAGGGGCATCCGTACCGGCTGGCGTTCTCGGTGACGAGCGCGATGTCGGAGAAGCGGGCGAAGGTGCTCCCGATTGAGAAGACCCATCCGTTGCCGGAGCTGATTGAGGCCATCCGCGAGTACAGCCAGGTGCGGCGCGAGCGGGCGATGATTGCCTATGTGGCCATCTCCGGCTTCAACCTGGAGCGCGAGGACGCGGAGGCGTTGAAGGTGGCGTTCGAGGGGATTCCCATCAAGGTGGACCTCATCGACGTGACGGACCCGACGGGGAAGTACCTGCCGCCTTCGGCGGAGGAGCTGAGCGCGTTCCGGGACTACTTGCAGATCCTGAAGGCGCCGGTGGCCCGGCGGTATTCAGGGGGCAAGGAGATTGGGGCGGCGTGCGGGACGTTGGCGGCGACACAGTACGGCGGCACGGTGATGCCGGTTCCTGGGGCTTCGACCACGACTCCGTGA